ATCGGCACATTTACGTCTGCTGGACCTTACGCGTACCGGTCGGTACAGTCAAAGCGTGCCTCGCCCCGTCAACGCCGAGAAGCGCGCCGAGCTGCTGAAGCAGGTGGTGAACCACCTCCAGCACCACGGCGTCGCGCAGATGTCGCTGAGTCCGCTCGCCGGGTCGATCGGCACCACCAAGCGCATGCTTCTGTACTACTTCGGCAGCCGTGAGAACCTGCTGGCCCAGGCGCTGGCCGCTTGCCGTCCCGACGCGCACGCGATGTTCGACGACGTCCGCGACAGCGCGGGGCTGCGCAAGGCGGCTCATACCCTGTGGGAGGCGATGACCGTCGGGGAGCAGTCCGGGCCGGTCCGCATGCTGCTGCAGCTGCTCAGCCTGGCCGCCACCGATCCCGAGCAGTACGGCGACATCGCGGCCGAGACCGTCGAGGTCATGATCGGCCCCATCGCCGCGGCTTACGTCCGGCTGGGTCACCCGCCACAGGAGGCGCAGACAGCGGCCACGCTCCTCGTCTCCGGCCTGCGCGGTGTGTGCCAGGACGGCTTGGTGACCCATGACGTCGTCCGTACCGACGCGGCCGCCCGCCGCCTCATCAGGGACGCGGTCGCGACGGCCGACTGAGCCTGCGCCCCCGACCACTTCGGGGTCTCGGTATCACCCCGGCACTCGGGAAGCAGGGCTGGTAGTCCGGTCCTGCGGGTTAGTCCATGGATGGCGCCCCGCTTGGTGGCGCAGCCGATCGAGACCAGGGTGTACGACCCTTGGCTGACCTGAGTTAAGGGAATTCGACAAGCCCCAGCCACCCCGCCTCCTCTGCAACCCTCTCCCTGGCCGGCTTGCTCATCCTGTCCGCGGGGCCGGCGCCCACGCTGCCAGCAGCCAAATGCAGGCGAGTGACCTGTACGTGGCTACTACTGACCTTTTCGGATTGGCTTCGGGACATCTGGGGTGAGGGTCAGTCCGGTTTCGGTGAGGTAGCCGTCGATGAGCTCGGGGTGACGCTGGATGTGGGCGAGCCCTCGGCGGAGGGTGCGGGTGAGGTGGTCGGGATCGGCGAATGCAGTGTTGGCCAACGGCCCGCGCCGTAACCACGACCAGATGCCTTCCACGGGATTCAAGTCCGGGCTGTAGGAGGGCAGCTGGATGATCGTGAGCCACGCGTGGCCAGCGGCGTACTCCCGCATTCCGGCGGCACGGTGGGTGTTCAAAGTGAGGTAGGCCGCCGGCGAGGTGCCCGTGGATCGGGTCCTTTTCCGTCGACCCCCTCCCGAACCGTGCAGGCGGCGTTAACCGCACACGGCTCTCCAGTGACTACTTCCGGGGAAGAGCTGAGCCTCGTCCTGCATGGATGTTGTGGTGGCAGGCAGAGCAGACCACCAGGGTCTTGCGTCGCCGCGCTGCCATCAGGGTCATCCACGGCGGCCGATCCGGCCGACCGGGCCTGTTGAGATCGGCGAGTTTCCGCAGGTGGTGGACTTGAAGTCCCTTTCCCGCGCCGCAGATCTCGCATTTCCCGGCCAGGAGCCGATGAATCAGCTCGTTGCCCGGGCTGGCCATGGTCGGTCGTCGGTCGGTCAGGACGGCGGTGCGTTTGCGGATGAGTGGGACCCCGCCGAAGCGGGCGACCAGTGGTTTCCTTCCCGCGTCGCGCTGCACCACGGCCTCGAAGCAGATCCGGGGTCCGACCGGAGTGCTGACGGTCGCCTTGAAAGCGCGGGCCATCGCCGGGACGGTGGATCGGTGCTTCGCGGCCAGGGTCTTGAGCATCGATGTCTCCATGACCCAGTGCAGCGTGTTCAGGCGAAATACATCCTGGGCGAGCAGATAGTACTGGACGAACCCTCGGTATTCGGCTCCGTACTTCCCGACGATGGTGAAATCGCTGTCGTGGAAGAGCTGGCCGCGTGCCGCTGGGCTCCCGTTTCTCATGTAGCGGGCGCATCGTTCACGGATCACCGCGTTGGGCACATACAGACCCATGACTCCGTTGACCGCACGGCGTCCGCGAGTGAGTTTCGTGTCCTCGTGCTGGACCCGTAGCTCATAGCCAAGAAAACGTGCCGCCTGGCTGGCGGCGTGGGTGATCAGTGTCTTGGACTCCGATAGTTCCAGCTTGAGTTCATCGTGCAGGAACTGCTGAATCCGCGACTTGATCTCCTTGGCCTCGTGTTTGGGTCCAGCGAAGCCGAGCAGCCAGTCGTCGCAATACCGCACGTACTTCAGGCGTCGAAGCCCCGGGTCGCTCGGGTCGCCGCTCGGCAGCCTGCGGCGCTGCTGCTTCAGCATCTTCACCGATTCCAGGTCACCACGGCGTTCGGCCTTCTCGATCTGGGATTTGTTGGCCACGTAGGCCGGGTTCTTGCGACGGGGGCCGCCCCGGTTGTATTCGGGCAGCAGATCTTGTTCAACAAACCGGTCGAGCCGGTCCAGGTAGATGTTCGACAAGATCGGGGACGCCGTGCCGCCCTGTGGGGCGCCGCTGAGCGTGGCGTTCCATTTCCAGTCCTCCAAGTACCCGGCTTGAAGCATGCGCTCGATCAGCTGCAGGAACCGACCATCGTGGATCTTCTCCGCAAGCACCCCGACCGTGATCTTGTGGTCAAGGGATCCGAAGCAGTCGGAGATGTCACCTTCGATGAACCAGTGCGTTCCGGTCCAGGACGTAGCCACCTCGCGCAGCGCGGTGTGGCAGCCCCGGTCCGGCCGGAACCCGTGTGACCGGTCGGAGAACTGGACGTCGTAGTACGCCTCAAGCAACAGGCGGACCACCTCGGCGACCAGCTTGTCCGACCAGTTCGTCACGCCCAGCGGGCGCAACTTCCCGTTCTTCTTCGGGATATAGACACGTCTGGCCGGTGACCACCGATACGATTCCGAACGCAATGCGCTGATGATCGTCTCGATTTTGGCCAAGGACATGCCGTCCACGGTTTCCCCTGTGGTCCCGGGCGTCATCGCACCCTTGTTGGCGTAGATGCGACCGTAGGCCACCAGAAATAACTGCGAGTTGAACAGCTGTCGGTACAACCTCTCCAGCGGCAGACAACGCCTGCCGCGTTCCCGGATGACGCCCAGGACTGTTTCAGCGTCCTGCATTTCGCAGACCTCCCAGCACGGACATCACAATCAGCCTGTGCCCCTTCGCCCTGCGGTCCGGCTTTCCCGGCCTCCTCGGCAGGTCGCTACTCCTGCGACTACTATGGGCACTCCGTCACCTTGGGGCTCGCGCCCTTTAGGCGATCCCGTGGTACGTCTTCGCTGTACGTATCGAGCGCGACGTAGGCCGCCCACTCATCTCCTTGACCGTCCTCGCTGGGCGGTGTCCGTC
This portion of the Streptomyces mirabilis genome encodes:
- a CDS encoding TetR/AcrR family transcriptional regulator, yielding MPRPVNAEKRAELLKQVVNHLQHHGVAQMSLSPLAGSIGTTKRMLLYYFGSRENLLAQALAACRPDAHAMFDDVRDSAGLRKAAHTLWEAMTVGEQSGPVRMLLQLLSLAATDPEQYGDIAAETVEVMIGPIAAAYVRLGHPPQEAQTAATLLVSGLRGVCQDGLVTHDVVRTDAAARRLIRDAVATAD
- a CDS encoding reverse transcriptase domain-containing protein, with translation MQDAETVLGVIRERGRRCLPLERLYRQLFNSQLFLVAYGRIYANKGAMTPGTTGETVDGMSLAKIETIISALRSESYRWSPARRVYIPKKNGKLRPLGVTNWSDKLVAEVVRLLLEAYYDVQFSDRSHGFRPDRGCHTALREVATSWTGTHWFIEGDISDCFGSLDHKITVGVLAEKIHDGRFLQLIERMLQAGYLEDWKWNATLSGAPQGGTASPILSNIYLDRLDRFVEQDLLPEYNRGGPRRKNPAYVANKSQIEKAERRGDLESVKMLKQQRRRLPSGDPSDPGLRRLKYVRYCDDWLLGFAGPKHEAKEIKSRIQQFLHDELKLELSESKTLITHAASQAARFLGYELRVQHEDTKLTRGRRAVNGVMGLYVPNAVIRERCARYMRNGSPAARGQLFHDSDFTIVGKYGAEYRGFVQYYLLAQDVFRLNTLHWVMETSMLKTLAAKHRSTVPAMARAFKATVSTPVGPRICFEAVVQRDAGRKPLVARFGGVPLIRKRTAVLTDRRPTMASPGNELIHRLLAGKCEICGAGKGLQVHHLRKLADLNRPGRPDRPPWMTLMAARRRKTLVVCSACHHNIHAGRGSALPRK